From one Streptomyces sp. Q6 genomic stretch:
- a CDS encoding rhomboid family intramembrane serine protease: MIGNGRDAIAKVTAFLRGHPAPVTYGIIAVCCVVFVISPVSGLNPSYGTGARLLTAQTDYFERWGVVPTELFTGSPRAALTPATALFVHGSWLHLLGNMLFLYVFGAMVEERMGHVAYALFYLISGYLALLGYAIAHADSDQTLVGASGAISAILGAFLYLFPEARVTSLFPFLFFLPLRFPAWVVLPFWVALQWAAAGRDSQGPGVAYLAHLIGFSLGFLYAWVRYRGIGGREALPCEGGGKRRAG, encoded by the coding sequence ATGATCGGCAACGGACGCGACGCGATCGCGAAGGTGACCGCATTCCTCAGAGGGCACCCCGCCCCGGTCACGTACGGAATCATCGCCGTCTGCTGCGTGGTCTTCGTCATCTCGCCGGTGTCCGGCCTGAACCCGTCGTACGGCACCGGGGCCCGGCTGCTCACCGCGCAGACCGACTACTTCGAGCGCTGGGGCGTGGTCCCCACCGAACTCTTCACCGGATCGCCGCGGGCCGCGCTCACCCCGGCCACAGCCCTGTTCGTGCACGGCAGCTGGCTGCACCTGCTGGGCAACATGCTCTTCCTCTACGTCTTCGGGGCGATGGTCGAAGAACGCATGGGCCACGTCGCGTACGCGCTCTTCTACCTGATCAGCGGCTACCTGGCGCTCCTCGGCTACGCGATCGCGCACGCCGACTCCGACCAGACCCTGGTCGGCGCCTCGGGGGCCATCTCGGCGATCCTCGGCGCCTTCCTGTACCTGTTCCCCGAAGCGCGCGTGACGAGCCTGTTCCCGTTCCTGTTCTTCCTGCCGCTGCGCTTTCCGGCATGGGTGGTGCTGCCGTTCTGGGTGGCGCTCCAGTGGGCGGCGGCGGGACGGGACAGCCAGGGGCCCGGAGTGGCGTATCTGGCGCACCTGATCGGCTTCTCGCTGGGGTTCCTCTACGCGTGGGTGAGGTACAGGGGAATCGGGGGGCGCGAGGCGCTTCCTTGCGAGGGCGGTGGCAAAAGACGGGCGGGCTAG